CCGCGCGCGCCGGCGCCGCGATGAAGAAAGGCGTGTTCGAACTCGGCGGCAGCGACGCCTACGTGATCCTCGCCGACGCCGATCTCTATCTGGCCGCGGAGCTCTGCGCCGAATCGCGTCTCTACAATAACGGCCAGAGCTGCGTCGCGGCGAAGCGCTTCATCGTCGTGCCGACGGTCCGCGCTGAGTTCGAGGCGAAGCTCGTCGCCGCGCTCGCGCGTCGGCAGCCCGGCGACCCGCGCAACGCGACGACGCAACTTGGCCCGCTGGCGCGCGAGGACATCCGCCGCGAACTGCACGCGCAGGTCCGCCGCAGCGTGCGCGCCGGAGCGCGATTGCTGCTCGGCGGCAAGTTGCCGCGTGGTGCCGGCTGCTTTTATCCGCCAACGGTCCTGGCGGGCGTGCGCCCGGGCATGGCAGCGTTCGACGAGGAATTATTCGGACCAGTCGCCGCGATCGTGCCGGCGCGGAACGAAGTCGAGGCGATCGCGCTCGCCAACCGCACGCCCTACGGGCTCGGTGCCGGCGTGTTCACGCGCGACCGCGCGCGCGGCGAGCGCATCGCGCGCACGCAGCTCGAGGCGGGCAATGCGTTCGTGAACGAGTTCGTGCGCTCGCATCCGACGCTGCCGTTCGGCGGCGTAAAGCAGAGTGGCCACGGCCGCGAGCTCGGCGCGTGGGGCCTGCGGGAGTTCACCAACGTAAAAACGATCAGCGTCCGCTGACGTCCGGCGAATCGACCGGCGGATGCGAGTCCGCCGTGCCCCAGGTCTCCTCCATGATCAGCCGGACGCGCTCCGCCGAAACCCGCAGGCGCAGCAGGCGATGCAACACGCCGCGACAACCGGAGGCAGTGTGATACTCGCCCGCCTCGGCATGAAAGAAGCGGCGGCTGCGCAGATCGCCGACGCTACGCAGAAATTCGCGATCAGCAGCGAAGTAGTCGGGCAGCGCCGCGAGCATGCCCCGGAAGGGGCGGGCGTGGAAATACAGCGCACGCGGGAGCAGATGCTCCTCGAATTCGGCAATGTTGATACCGTGTAACGAGCAGTAGCGCTCGCGAAAAGACAGGCCCATGTCAGTCGTGAGGGGGTAAGGTGACATTTCACGACAACTGCGCCGGCTCACCTGCGCAATACCGCCGATACCCCAGCCGTTAATCCGGCATTCCTCCCACTTTTCGCCGCAGCCGGCCGCACGGCGACCGTCGTTTTGCAATTGTCATAACCGGCGTGGCGCGGCGCGCCGTGTTGCCCGGCGATTTCCAGTCTGCATCGCGTTTGTCGAACAACGATGACTGAGCGGCCGCGCTTTTGCGCGGCTGGGACCGCGACGCGCAACGCCCGCCACGGAACCTCAAAATTCTGCTTCCGTTTTCGTTCCGGCGGTCTACGTTTTC
This portion of the Candidatus Didemnitutus sp. genome encodes:
- a CDS encoding NAD-dependent succinate-semialdehyde dehydrogenase; translated protein: MAIVTSDPATGRPLRRYREHDARTVDRALARATAAFVDWRALSFAARARHLRAVARALRRDAPKFATLATAEMGKPVTQALAEIEKCAANCEHFAAHAAALLADDRPAGAPTHRYVSHQPLGVVLAIEPWNFPFWQVFRAAAPALMAGNTMVLKHASNVTGCALAIERVFTRAGVPRGVFQALVLSGTRAENLVADPRIAMVTLTGSTAVGQRVAARAGAAMKKGVFELGGSDAYVILADADLYLAAELCAESRLYNNGQSCVAAKRFIVVPTVRAEFEAKLVAALARRQPGDPRNATTQLGPLAREDIRRELHAQVRRSVRAGARLLLGGKLPRGAGCFYPPTVLAGVRPGMAAFDEELFGPVAAIVPARNEVEAIALANRTPYGLGAGVFTRDRARGERIARTQLEAGNAFVNEFVRSHPTLPFGGVKQSGHGRELGAWGLREFTNVKTISVR